Sequence from the Ornithinimicrobium humiphilum genome:
GGGCTCGGTGCTGGGCCCGCTGCTCGGCGCCCTCGTGCTCGCGGTCGCGAGCTGGCGCGAGATCTTCTGGCTCAACGTCGTGCTCGGACTGGGGTGCCTCGCGGCGATCGCGGTGCTGCGCGTCGAGGGGGACGGGCCCGACGCCCGGACCGAGGACGACGTCACGCCCGGCGGGCGAGCCGCGCCCCGGGGAGCGGGCAGCCACCGCCTGGCCCGCGGCACGGCATACCTGCTGACGGGGGTGGCCGCGGTGCTGACGACGCTCACCCTCTGGGCGCCCGAGCCGCTGACCCGCTCGATCGCGCTGGGCGGGCCGTTCGTGCCCCTCGACCCGACCTCCGGCTCACGGGTGCTGACGCCGATCGGCCTGGCGGCCGGCGCGGCGTGGCTGGTCCTCGCCGTCGTCACGCCCCGCCGCTGGCTGCCTCTGCTCCTGCGCGCCGACCTGCTCGGTGCCACCTTCGTCGCGGTCGCGCTGGGCGCGGTGGTGCTCACCTTCAGCACCGCCGACCCCGAGACCGAGGTGCTGGGGGAGTGGGGCCTGTGGCTGCTGCCGGTGGCGGCGCTGGCGACGGTCGCCTTCCTCGTGCGCCAGCGCACGGCCGCCTCGCCGCTGGTGCCGCCCGGGGTGGTGCGGCGCCGCGTCTGGCCGGCCCTGGGCACGAGCGTGCTCGTCGGCGCGGCCATCGTCGCCGTCGTGGTGGACGTGCCGCTGCTCTCGCGGCTGGTGCAGGACACGGACGAGACCGACGCGGCGCTCGTGCTGGTGCGCTTCCTCGTCGCGGTGCCCGTCGGGGCGGTGCTCGGCGGATGGCTGCTGCGGCGGCTCGGACCGGCGGTCGTCGCCGCGCCCGGGCTGGCCCTGGCCGCCGTCTCGATCCTGGCCATGGCCCGCTGGGACCGCGGGTCGCTGGACGAGCTGGTCGCGACCACCGTCCCGCTCGTCGGGGCCGGGCTCGGCGTCGGGCTGGCCATCGCGCCGGTCAACGACGCCGCGCTCGCGGACGCGCGCGAGGACGGGCACGGCACGGTCAGCTCGCTCGTCGTGGTGGCCCGGATGGTCGGGATGGTCGTCGGCCTGGCGCTGCTCACCTCGTGGGGGCTGCGACGCTTCCACCTCGAGGTCGCCACGCTGCCCGACCCGACCGACACCGAGGCCCTGCTGGACGCCGCCGTCGTCCAGGTGCAGACCGTCCTGACGGGGGCCGGAGTGTGCGCGGCGCTCGCCGCGGTCGTCGCGCTGGGCCTGGGGTTGCGGCCGGTCGCCCACGCGTCCGCGGAGGACGCGGCGCGCTAGACGTCCTCGCCCCGCTGCAGGCCCAGCGTGGCGAGCAGGTCCTCGTGCAGCTGGATCCAGACGAGGTTCACCGACGCGACCTCCGGGGAGTCGACCCAGCGCAGGTCACCGGCGACGGCGCTCGCCACGGCGACGTCGACGCGCGGCTGGTGCACGCCCAGCCTGGGCAGGGCCGTCCGCAGCCCGGCGGTGACCTCGCCCAGCACCTGCGCCAGCCGGTCGAGCTCGCGGAGCACACGGTCGTCGTAGCGGTGGTCGGTGTGGTCGTTGGCCGCGAGCGGGTCGTCCGCGGTGGGCCGGAGCTGCCACCTCGTCATCAGCGGGCCGAGGCGACGGTTGAGGGGCACGAACCGCCGATGCCCCTCGGCGACCTGCTCCCGCACGCCGAGCCCGTCCAGCTCCTCGGCGAGGAGCCGCTCGCCGTGCTCGCGGCCGAGGTCGGTCACCGACCACCGGCTGCTCGGCACGAAGGCCGGCCGCCGGACGTGCCCCCTGGCCTCGGCGTCGAGCAGGTGCTCCTCGACCTCGGCGGCGTCCAGGTCGTAGAGCGCGGCGACCTCCCGGGCGCTCGCGTGGCCGAGGACGCGCACTCCGTGGACCGAGAGCAGGGCGTGCGACGACATACCGTCACCCTAGGCGGCGGTCGTCGCGCCCGCCCCCGGTCCGGCCGCGCCCGCACGGCCTACCATCGGGGCATGAGCCAGACCCTCCACCTCGTCGGCACGCCCGAGGCCGACCGCATCCTCACCGAGCACCCGTTCGCGCTGCTCACCGGCATGCTGCTCGACCAGCAGATCCCGATGGAGGTGGCCTTCGACGGGCCGCGCAAGATCGTCGAGCGCCTCGGCTCGGTCGACCCGGAGGCGATCGCGGCCACCGACCCGGAGGAGTTCATCGCGCTGTGCGCGACCCCGCCGGCGGTCCACCGCTTCCCGAAGTCGATGGGGCAGCGCGTGCACGATCTCGCGACCGCCGTCGTGCGCGACTGGGACGGTGACGCCGCGGCGATCTGGACCCAGGGCGAGCCCGACGGCAAGGAGGTGCTGCGCCGGCTCAAGGCGCTGCCCGGCTTCGGCGACCAGAAGGCCCGGATCTTCCTGGCCCTCCTCGGCAAGCAGCGCGGCCTCGAGGCATCCGGCTGGCGCGAGGCCGCCGGTGACTACGGCCGCGACGGCGTGCACATGTCGATCGCCGACGTCACCGACGCCGACTCCCTGACCAAGGTGCGTGCCTACAAGAAGGAGAAGAAGGCCGCGGCACGCGCCGCGAAGGCGTGACCCGCACGGGAGGCGGCATCTGGGCCGTCCCCGGCATGGTGCCGCTCGCGGTGGCCGCCTTCGTCGGCTTCGCGGGCTATGCCGCACTGCTGCCGGTCGCGCCGCTGTGGGCCGTGCACGGCGGGGCCGACTCCGCCGGTGCCGGCCTGGTCAACTTCGTGCTGCTCGGCGCGACCGTGGCCACGCAG
This genomic interval carries:
- a CDS encoding transcriptional regulator — its product is MSSHALLSVHGVRVLGHASAREVAALYDLDAAEVEEHLLDAEARGHVRRPAFVPSSRWSVTDLGREHGERLLAEELDGLGVREQVAEGHRRFVPLNRRLGPLMTRWQLRPTADDPLAANDHTDHRYDDRVLRELDRLAQVLGEVTAGLRTALPRLGVHQPRVDVAVASAVAGDLRWVDSPEVASVNLVWIQLHEDLLATLGLQRGEDV
- a CDS encoding HhH-GPD-type base excision DNA repair protein; translation: MSQTLHLVGTPEADRILTEHPFALLTGMLLDQQIPMEVAFDGPRKIVERLGSVDPEAIAATDPEEFIALCATPPAVHRFPKSMGQRVHDLATAVVRDWDGDAAAIWTQGEPDGKEVLRRLKALPGFGDQKARIFLALLGKQRGLEASGWREAAGDYGRDGVHMSIADVTDADSLTKVRAYKKEKKAAARAAKA
- a CDS encoding MFS transporter — its product is MTSRGGADAPPEGRARTVAGRARWLLAVAALAVALAAADTYVVVLALTDMMAGVGVGIESLQRATPIISGFLLGYVAVLPLIGRLSDLVDRRRILLWCLVVFVVGSAITAAAVELPVMVGGRFLQGLGGGGLVPATLALVADLWPPGRRGMPLGVVGAVQELGSVLGPLLGALVLAVASWREIFWLNVVLGLGCLAAIAVLRVEGDGPDARTEDDVTPGGRAAPRGAGSHRLARGTAYLLTGVAAVLTTLTLWAPEPLTRSIALGGPFVPLDPTSGSRVLTPIGLAAGAAWLVLAVVTPRRWLPLLLRADLLGATFVAVALGAVVLTFSTADPETEVLGEWGLWLLPVAALATVAFLVRQRTAASPLVPPGVVRRRVWPALGTSVLVGAAIVAVVVDVPLLSRLVQDTDETDAALVLVRFLVAVPVGAVLGGWLLRRLGPAVVAAPGLALAAVSILAMARWDRGSLDELVATTVPLVGAGLGVGLAIAPVNDAALADAREDGHGTVSSLVVVARMVGMVVGLALLTSWGLRRFHLEVATLPDPTDTEALLDAAVVQVQTVLTGAGVCAALAAVVALGLGLRPVAHASAEDAAR